One Cellulomonas sp. Y8 DNA segment encodes these proteins:
- a CDS encoding D-alanyl-D-alanine carboxypeptidase family protein, with the protein MPSAPRRPRHRTAGRARLGRGAAVARVGGRSLLGAGLVVALGVTLTGTPALGGTGAPRAPAAAAAEDATGRGFDPVRTAAADGERWAARAAAEEPAVTAASALLARAALDAAAGVEPLRVSPQPLDDLPGMDAAVERLTDAWAEPAATPGDRVASALRVRDAAGSVFRLALAVERSVPVAADRAAGDVAGLDRVEQAAGEATRAAADLPVLDGRVVGAPVRTGGGSARPSGLLADGTVDPVLLCPVPFAPGARLRCDAVVALTALNEAFRAEHGTDLPVGSTYRTYAEQAALKAAKGGLAAPAGVSHHGWGVAVDFAGFGGVGQFDRPLYAWMVEHGPAHGWEHPAWAGPGGSGPAEPWHWEYTGTPAPAPGGAGGTTTAGPAAADS; encoded by the coding sequence ATGCCGTCAGCGCCGCGCCGCCCCCGCCACCGGACGGCCGGGCGCGCGCGGCTCGGCCGGGGCGCCGCGGTCGCCCGGGTCGGTGGCCGGTCGCTGCTCGGGGCGGGCCTCGTCGTGGCGCTCGGGGTGACGCTCACCGGGACGCCGGCGCTCGGCGGCACCGGTGCGCCCCGGGCTCCCGCCGCGGCGGCGGCCGAGGACGCCACCGGCCGCGGGTTCGACCCGGTCCGCACCGCCGCCGCGGACGGCGAGCGGTGGGCGGCCCGGGCCGCGGCCGAGGAGCCCGCCGTGACCGCCGCGTCCGCGCTGCTCGCGCGCGCGGCCCTGGACGCCGCCGCCGGCGTGGAGCCGCTGCGGGTGTCGCCGCAGCCGCTCGACGACCTGCCCGGGATGGACGCGGCCGTGGAGCGGCTGACGGACGCGTGGGCCGAGCCGGCCGCGACGCCCGGCGACCGGGTCGCGTCGGCGCTGCGGGTGCGGGACGCCGCCGGGTCGGTGTTCCGGCTCGCCCTGGCGGTCGAGCGCAGCGTGCCGGTCGCGGCGGACCGTGCTGCGGGCGACGTCGCCGGGCTGGACCGGGTGGAGCAGGCGGCCGGCGAGGCGACCCGTGCCGCGGCGGACCTGCCGGTGCTCGACGGGCGGGTCGTCGGCGCGCCGGTGCGCACCGGGGGCGGCAGCGCGCGCCCGTCGGGGCTGCTCGCGGACGGGACCGTCGACCCGGTGCTGCTGTGCCCGGTGCCGTTCGCGCCCGGGGCGCGGCTCCGCTGCGACGCGGTGGTCGCGCTCACGGCGCTGAACGAGGCGTTCCGGGCCGAGCACGGGACCGACCTCCCGGTCGGCAGCACCTACCGCACCTACGCCGAGCAGGCGGCGCTCAAGGCGGCCAAGGGCGGGCTCGCCGCGCCGGCCGGGGTGTCGCACCACGGCTGGGGCGTCGCGGTCGACTTCGCCGGGTTCGGCGGTGTCGGGCAGTTCGACCGGCCGCTGTACGCGTGGATGGTCGAGCACGGGCCCGCGCACGGCTGGGAGCACCCGGCCTGGGCCGGCCCGGGCGGGTCGGGTCCGGCGGAGCCCTGGCACTGGGAGTACACCGGCACGCCGGCTCCGGCGCCGGGCGGTGCCGGAGGCACCACGACCGCGGGTCCGGCCGCCGCGGACTCTTGA
- a CDS encoding universal stress protein, with protein MTGHQFEIGRDGPTAVVVGVDGSDPSLRAAAYAVGVCRRQASRLVVVYVREPGGGVASLMDTTGAASVAVVEHQDAVERALRDPRALADARGVPVEVVVRTGDPYQVLSTVAHEVRADSVVVGSSASIGHRIAGSLAVRLVRNARWPVTVVP; from the coding sequence GTGACCGGCCACCAGTTCGAGATCGGCCGCGACGGGCCCACCGCGGTCGTCGTGGGCGTGGACGGCTCCGACCCGTCGCTGCGTGCCGCGGCCTACGCGGTGGGCGTGTGCCGCCGCCAGGCCAGCCGCCTGGTGGTCGTCTACGTGCGCGAGCCCGGCGGCGGCGTGGCGTCGCTGATGGACACGACCGGCGCGGCGAGCGTCGCCGTCGTCGAGCACCAGGACGCGGTGGAGCGAGCCCTCCGCGACCCGCGCGCCCTCGCCGACGCGCGCGGCGTGCCGGTCGAGGTCGTGGTGCGCACCGGCGACCCGTACCAGGTGCTGTCCACCGTGGCGCACGAGGTGCGCGCGGACAGCGTCGTGGTCGGGTCGTCGGCGAGCATCGGCCACCGGATCGCCGGCTCGCTGGCCGTGCGGCTCGTGCGGAACGCGCGCTGGCCGGTCACCGTCGTGCCCTGA
- a CDS encoding DNA/RNA non-specific endonuclease, protein MARRVDRVSRFRTGEDPDSVPTDVPAPALVADAAERLDLPDAPQVLLEKVINQPDFLEARYLEGGFVAQRTVGRVVIRGADGRAAGYGTGFLVSPHLVLTNHHVLPAADVAAGSVLQLDFQRALDGDPMPVVEVGLDPDVFFAADPELDFALVAVAGAPASTAPFGWCRLTGAQGTVVVGESVTIVQHPAARRKEVALRENRLVDIPEQVLHYVTDTEPGSSGSPVFNDQWEVVALHHASVPDPSPGGSGSLNEGIRISRILAHLAGLPLDPARRALVDALDDPATPHGGPEAAATTAPGAASATTGPATLAATAGAVPAGTAGGAVAIPLTLTVQVALGAAPAPVPDGPAAPPPASVPATAHESLAIDPDYAARGGYDPDFLGIPLPVPGAGSNAPVASAELRYHHFSVVMHRVRRLALCTAVNIDGAHTDARPRSDDRWILDPRLPREEQTGAEVYADNALDRGHLVRRLDPSWGALARAANDDTFHYTNSAPQHHAFNAGSTLWLGLEEYLLGTARRDRLRLSVLAGPVLAPDDPPYRGVLLPRQFWKVAAVVDGRGRLVVTGYVLGQDAFLPSVLAEATFGAYRTFQVPVSMIGALTGLDLTAYAAADPLGTVEATVAAHELRTYGEIVLGG, encoded by the coding sequence GTGGCGCGGCGCGTCGACCGGGTCAGCCGGTTCCGCACCGGCGAGGACCCGGACTCGGTGCCCACCGACGTGCCGGCCCCCGCGCTGGTCGCGGACGCGGCCGAGCGGCTCGACCTGCCGGACGCCCCGCAGGTGCTGCTGGAGAAGGTGATCAACCAGCCGGACTTCCTGGAGGCGCGGTACCTCGAGGGCGGGTTCGTCGCGCAGCGGACGGTCGGGCGGGTGGTGATCCGCGGCGCCGACGGCCGCGCGGCCGGGTACGGCACGGGGTTCCTCGTCTCGCCGCACCTGGTGCTGACGAACCACCACGTGCTGCCGGCGGCGGACGTGGCCGCGGGCAGCGTGCTGCAGCTGGACTTCCAGCGGGCGCTCGACGGCGACCCGATGCCGGTGGTCGAGGTGGGGCTCGACCCCGACGTGTTCTTCGCGGCGGACCCCGAGCTCGACTTCGCGCTCGTGGCCGTCGCCGGCGCGCCCGCCAGCACGGCGCCGTTCGGCTGGTGCCGGCTCACGGGCGCGCAGGGCACCGTCGTCGTGGGCGAGTCCGTGACGATCGTGCAGCACCCCGCGGCGCGCCGGAAGGAGGTGGCGCTGCGGGAGAACCGGCTCGTCGACATCCCCGAGCAGGTGCTGCACTACGTCACGGACACCGAGCCGGGGTCGTCCGGGTCGCCGGTGTTCAACGACCAGTGGGAGGTCGTCGCGCTGCACCACGCGAGCGTGCCGGACCCGTCGCCCGGCGGGTCCGGGTCGCTGAACGAGGGGATCCGGATCAGCAGGATCCTGGCGCACCTCGCGGGGCTGCCGCTCGACCCGGCCCGGCGGGCGCTCGTCGACGCCCTGGACGACCCGGCGACGCCGCACGGCGGGCCCGAGGCGGCCGCGACGACGGCACCCGGCGCGGCGTCGGCGACGACCGGGCCCGCGACGCTCGCCGCGACCGCGGGCGCCGTCCCCGCCGGGACCGCGGGCGGGGCCGTCGCGATCCCGCTCACGCTGACCGTGCAGGTCGCGCTCGGCGCCGCGCCGGCGCCGGTCCCGGACGGGCCGGCAGCGCCCCCACCCGCGTCCGTGCCCGCGACCGCCCACGAGTCGCTCGCCATCGACCCGGACTACGCCGCGCGCGGCGGCTACGACCCCGATTTCCTCGGTATCCCGCTGCCGGTGCCGGGCGCGGGCTCGAACGCCCCGGTCGCGTCGGCCGAGCTCCGGTACCACCACTTCAGCGTCGTGATGCACCGCGTGCGCCGGCTGGCGCTCTGCACGGCGGTCAACATCGACGGCGCGCACACCGACGCCCGGCCGCGCAGCGACGACCGGTGGATCCTCGACCCGCGGCTGCCGCGCGAGGAGCAGACCGGCGCGGAGGTGTACGCGGACAACGCGCTCGACCGCGGCCACCTGGTCCGGCGGCTGGACCCCTCCTGGGGGGCGCTGGCGCGCGCGGCGAACGACGACACGTTCCACTACACGAACTCGGCCCCGCAGCACCACGCGTTCAACGCGGGCTCGACGCTCTGGCTGGGGCTGGAGGAGTACCTGCTCGGCACGGCCCGGCGCGACCGGTTGCGCCTCTCGGTGCTCGCGGGCCCGGTGCTAGCCCCGGACGACCCCCCGTACCGGGGTGTGCTGCTGCCGCGTCAGTTCTGGAAGGTGGCGGCGGTCGTCGACGGGCGCGGTCGGCTCGTGGTGACGGGTTACGTGCTCGGGCAGGACGCGTTCCTGCCGAGCGTGCTCGCGGAGGCGACGTTCGGCGCCTACCGGACGTTCCAGGTGCCGGTGTCGATGATCGGCGCGCTCACCGGGCTGGACCTGACCGCGTACGCGGCGGCCGACCCCCTCGGCACCGTCGAGGCGACCGTCGCGGCGCACGAGCTGCGGACGTACGGCGAGATCGTGCTGGGCGGCTGA
- a CDS encoding caspase family protein: MARALVLVGVARTGGRFPELPAVPGAVAAVRAWAAEQGVPDDLVLAFTDDDGTPVTASAVLAGVRGLVDRGDVDQLVVYFSGHGINTGNAEFWLLTGAPEDGSQAVNVSLTSWFAERLPVRHVVLVSDACRTAASTVQELSVQGVAVVPNLPPSGPAAAVDVFYACALGDPAYEVKDPAASGAAYQALFTSALVGALRGDHPALVTPGPGALTGGGAPGVPGGADAGTSGGAGPAAGFGLVQPWPLKRALPGLVAERLTAAHAPLDLAQTPDARLSSDPLEAWLSRIEPWPLAAPEAAAGDGAAGGAGTGGDGAPAAPAPASAAPPAGAPAARTTPAAPAAPAPAARVAAAEAADRLVLGLAVGLAAGADGLPAAAVGATAPPTADRPPGGPPSPAAPPGSPGAAPRPAVPAPARAPDLEVAPLPSAPRPGGPLVVVQGDRALDVVPVSPTAVVVTFASGGCAVLPTLPGRVTLATVERGCLVDCALPHAPGADGGPPPPGVDGAVARRALAAAWSRFGLRPDDEDDEDDEDDGPGRAGQDRARDRGARRAVAVDTDPLAALYRAWELHDRGRRAEIAGLAAPGSPGARLFDVVLLASGPDPGHDDEPVDWSDLLTPVPLLSRGWPLLAAAPPAVRDHALSFPARLPSHWTLFAAENAARVAEVAAATAPAPPEEEP; encoded by the coding sequence GTGGCGCGCGCGCTGGTCCTGGTGGGCGTCGCCCGCACCGGCGGCCGGTTCCCGGAGCTGCCCGCGGTGCCCGGCGCGGTCGCGGCGGTGCGGGCCTGGGCCGCCGAGCAGGGCGTGCCCGACGACCTGGTGCTGGCGTTCACGGACGACGACGGCACGCCCGTGACCGCCTCGGCCGTGCTCGCGGGCGTGCGCGGCCTCGTGGACCGCGGCGACGTCGACCAGCTCGTCGTGTACTTCAGCGGGCACGGGATCAACACCGGGAACGCCGAGTTCTGGCTGCTCACCGGAGCGCCCGAGGACGGCAGCCAGGCGGTCAACGTGTCGCTGACCTCGTGGTTCGCAGAGCGGCTGCCGGTGCGGCACGTGGTGCTGGTCTCCGACGCCTGCCGGACGGCCGCGAGCACGGTGCAGGAGCTGAGCGTCCAGGGGGTCGCGGTCGTCCCCAACCTGCCGCCGAGCGGGCCGGCCGCCGCGGTGGACGTGTTCTACGCCTGCGCGCTCGGCGACCCCGCTTACGAGGTGAAGGACCCCGCGGCGTCCGGGGCGGCGTACCAGGCGCTGTTCACGTCGGCGCTCGTGGGGGCGCTGCGCGGCGACCACCCGGCGCTGGTGACGCCGGGGCCGGGCGCGCTCACGGGCGGCGGCGCCCCGGGCGTGCCGGGCGGCGCCGATGCCGGCACGAGCGGTGGTGCCGGGCCGGCCGCCGGGTTCGGGCTCGTGCAGCCCTGGCCGCTCAAGCGGGCGCTGCCGGGGCTGGTCGCGGAGCGGCTGACGGCCGCGCACGCCCCGCTCGACCTCGCCCAGACGCCCGACGCCCGGCTGTCGTCGGACCCGCTCGAGGCGTGGCTGTCCCGGATCGAGCCGTGGCCGCTCGCAGCGCCGGAGGCGGCCGCGGGCGACGGCGCCGCCGGGGGCGCGGGCACGGGGGGCGACGGCGCGCCCGCGGCCCCCGCGCCCGCGTCCGCCGCACCCCCCGCCGGCGCGCCCGCGGCACGCACCACGCCGGCAGCCCCCGCCGCCCCGGCCCCCGCCGCGCGCGTCGCCGCCGCGGAGGCCGCCGACCGCCTCGTGCTCGGCCTGGCCGTCGGCCTCGCGGCCGGCGCCGACGGACTGCCCGCCGCCGCCGTCGGCGCCACGGCACCCCCGACCGCGGACCGGCCCCCGGGCGGACCGCCGTCGCCCGCCGCCCCGCCCGGGTCGCCCGGCGCCGCACCCCGGCCCGCCGTCCCCGCGCCGGCGCGCGCCCCGGACCTCGAGGTCGCCCCGCTGCCGTCCGCGCCGCGCCCGGGCGGACCCCTGGTCGTCGTCCAGGGCGACCGCGCCCTCGACGTCGTCCCCGTCTCGCCCACGGCGGTCGTCGTGACGTTCGCCTCGGGCGGCTGCGCCGTGCTGCCCACTCTGCCGGGCCGGGTCACGCTGGCCACCGTCGAGCGCGGCTGCCTCGTCGACTGCGCGCTGCCGCACGCTCCCGGTGCCGACGGCGGCCCGCCCCCGCCCGGGGTGGACGGAGCGGTCGCCCGCCGGGCGCTGGCCGCCGCGTGGTCGCGGTTCGGGCTGCGCCCGGACGACGAGGACGACGAGGACGACGAGGACGACGGCCCCGGCCGGGCCGGGCAGGACCGGGCGCGGGACCGGGGAGCGCGCCGCGCGGTCGCGGTCGACACCGACCCGCTCGCCGCGCTCTACCGCGCGTGGGAGCTGCACGACCGCGGCCGGCGCGCGGAGATCGCGGGCCTGGCGGCCCCCGGTTCGCCCGGCGCGCGGCTGTTCGACGTCGTGCTGCTGGCCTCCGGCCCCGACCCGGGCCACGACGACGAGCCCGTGGACTGGTCCGACCTGCTGACCCCGGTCCCGCTGCTGTCCCGCGGCTGGCCGCTGCTCGCCGCGGCACCGCCCGCCGTGCGGGACCACGCCCTGTCGTTCCCGGCGCGGCTGCCGTCGCACTGGACCCTGTTCGCCGCCGAGAACGCCGCGCGCGTCGCGGAGGTCGCCGCCGCGACCGCGCCCGCCCCACCCGAGGAGGAGCCATGA
- a CDS encoding SDR family oxidoreductase, protein MTEHIAIRPLAVVTGASSGIGLELARRFAAEGFDLVVAADEPQIALVADALTAAGNAVRPVHADLGTAEGVAQLVDAVRAVGRPVDALALNAGLGAGGPFVETPLEGDLAVIGLNVVGTVRLAKALVPAMVQRGAGRVLLTASTAALMPGPWYATYAASKSFVQSFGEALRHELADTGVTVTTLLPGPTDTQFFARAGMEQTPVGRGPKDDPADVADQAFDGMMAGTDKVEVRSLKARLQTTAAAVLPDRAKAAMHAGFTQPLEGGRPDEPGE, encoded by the coding sequence ATGACCGAGCACATCGCGATCCGCCCGCTGGCGGTCGTCACCGGGGCGTCGAGCGGGATCGGGCTCGAGCTCGCCCGCCGGTTCGCGGCCGAGGGCTTCGACCTGGTGGTCGCCGCCGACGAGCCGCAGATCGCCCTCGTCGCGGACGCGCTCACCGCCGCCGGCAACGCCGTGCGGCCCGTGCACGCGGACCTCGGCACCGCCGAGGGCGTCGCGCAGCTGGTCGACGCGGTGCGCGCCGTCGGCCGGCCGGTGGACGCGCTGGCCCTGAACGCCGGCCTCGGGGCGGGCGGTCCGTTCGTCGAGACACCGCTGGAGGGCGACCTCGCGGTCATCGGGCTGAACGTCGTCGGCACCGTCCGGCTCGCCAAGGCGCTGGTTCCGGCGATGGTGCAGCGCGGTGCCGGGCGGGTGCTGCTCACCGCGTCGACGGCGGCGCTGATGCCCGGCCCCTGGTACGCGACGTACGCGGCGTCGAAGTCGTTCGTGCAGTCGTTCGGCGAGGCCCTGCGCCACGAGCTCGCCGACACCGGCGTCACCGTGACGACCCTCCTGCCCGGCCCGACCGACACGCAGTTCTTCGCGCGCGCCGGCATGGAGCAGACGCCGGTCGGGCGCGGTCCGAAGGACGACCCGGCCGACGTGGCCGACCAGGCGTTCGACGGGATGATGGCGGGCACCGACAAGGTGGAGGTGCGCTCGCTCAAGGCGCGGCTCCAGACCACCGCCGCGGCGGTGCTGCCGGACCGGGCGAAGGCGGCGATGCACGCCGGGTTCACCCAGCCGCTGGAGGGCGGGCGCCCGGACGAGCCGGGGGAGTGA
- a CDS encoding RecQ family ATP-dependent DNA helicase, with protein MTRTTDGSGAEAPDLDAAVRRVLGPGATLREAQRDALDGLRDRDTLLVARSGAGKTAVYAIATLLSGELTVVVSPLLALQRDQVAGLREAGLRAESVSSARGARAQAAALDAAAAGELDVLVLGPEQLARGPVAEALDRAPVGLVVVDEAHCVSEWGHDFRPDYVHVAGTVERLGRPRVLALTATASPQVRDEVVERLGMVDARVLVHDADRPNIWLGAHHASTPRERDDRVVALVGELVADPGGAGLVYARTRAHVEELVEALGRAGLTARGYHAGLPAKERAAVERAFLSGEQDLVVATSAFGMGVDRADVRFVVHAGPPTSLDAYYQEVGRAGRDGEPARAVLVSRPDDYGFNQYLRTGGVPKQRTLAAVLDAVAAAPDGGRDQRALTRASGLAARTASRALGVLLDTGAVRREDGGTLAATGISAQAAARTATERQEERRTVERTRVEVVRTYADTTDCRRRLLLELLGEKHPRPCGACDSCDAGTSVEVEDAPLRPGQAVEHAEWGPGQVSVVEEDRVTVFFAERGYVTLDTEVALDSGLLRPTSGPVPGAAGTAPAGGAAA; from the coding sequence GTGACGCGGACGACCGACGGGTCCGGGGCCGAGGCGCCGGACCTGGACGCTGCCGTGCGCCGGGTCCTCGGCCCGGGCGCGACGCTCCGCGAGGCGCAGCGCGACGCGCTCGACGGGCTGCGCGACCGGGACACCCTGCTCGTCGCGCGGTCGGGCGCGGGCAAGACGGCGGTGTACGCGATCGCCACGCTGCTGAGCGGGGAGCTGACCGTCGTGGTGTCGCCGCTGCTCGCGCTGCAACGGGACCAGGTCGCCGGCCTGCGCGAGGCGGGGCTGCGGGCGGAGTCGGTGAGCTCGGCCCGGGGCGCCCGCGCGCAGGCGGCCGCCCTCGACGCGGCCGCGGCGGGCGAGCTCGACGTCCTCGTGCTCGGGCCGGAGCAGCTGGCGCGCGGACCCGTCGCGGAGGCCCTGGACCGGGCCCCCGTCGGTCTCGTCGTCGTCGACGAGGCGCACTGCGTCAGCGAGTGGGGTCACGACTTCCGGCCCGACTACGTGCACGTGGCCGGCACCGTCGAGCGGCTCGGCCGCCCGCGGGTCCTGGCGCTGACCGCCACCGCGTCGCCCCAGGTGCGGGACGAGGTCGTCGAGCGGCTCGGCATGGTCGACGCCCGGGTGCTCGTGCACGACGCCGACCGGCCGAACATCTGGCTCGGCGCGCACCACGCGTCCACGCCGCGCGAGCGGGACGACCGGGTGGTGGCGCTCGTCGGCGAGCTGGTGGCGGACCCCGGCGGCGCGGGACTCGTCTACGCCCGCACCCGGGCGCACGTCGAGGAGCTGGTCGAGGCGCTCGGCCGCGCCGGGCTGACGGCCCGGGGCTACCACGCCGGGCTGCCGGCGAAGGAGCGCGCCGCCGTCGAGCGGGCCTTCCTGTCCGGGGAGCAGGACCTGGTCGTGGCCACGAGCGCGTTCGGCATGGGCGTGGACCGAGCGGACGTGCGGTTCGTGGTGCACGCGGGCCCGCCCACCTCGCTCGACGCCTACTACCAGGAGGTCGGGCGCGCGGGGCGCGACGGCGAGCCCGCGCGGGCGGTGCTCGTCAGCCGCCCCGACGACTACGGGTTCAACCAGTACCTGCGGACCGGGGGCGTGCCGAAGCAGCGCACGCTCGCGGCCGTGCTGGACGCCGTCGCGGCCGCACCGGACGGAGGCCGCGACCAGCGCGCGCTGACGCGGGCGAGCGGGCTCGCCGCGCGGACGGCGTCCCGCGCCCTCGGCGTCCTGCTCGACACCGGGGCGGTCCGGCGCGAGGACGGCGGGACGCTGGCGGCGACGGGGATCTCCGCCCAGGCAGCGGCGCGCACGGCCACCGAGCGGCAGGAGGAGCGGCGGACCGTCGAGCGGACCCGGGTCGAGGTGGTGCGCACGTACGCCGACACGACCGACTGCCGGCGCCGCCTGCTGCTCGAGCTGCTCGGGGAGAAGCACCCGAGGCCCTGCGGGGCCTGCGACTCCTGCGACGCGGGGACGTCGGTCGAGGTCGAGGACGCGCCGCTGCGGCCCGGGCAGGCGGTCGAGCATGCGGAGTGGGGGCCCGGGCAGGTCTCGGTGGTCGAGGAGGACCGGGTCACGGTGTTCTTCGCGGAGCGCGGGTACGTCACGCTGGACACCGAGGTCGCGCTGGATTCGGGGCTGCTGCGGCCCACCTCGGGGCCGGTGCCGGGAGCGGCGGGGACGGCCCCCGCCGGGGGTGCCGCCGCCTGA
- a CDS encoding glycoside hydrolase family 16 protein has translation MPAPHAPGPTTVDERFATPPEDRGWTLAYLPAWSSVAAAAAAARTGPDGLHLTIPADHPVWCPGDHVPPLRVSAAQSGSWSGPVGSTRGQQPFRAGQTVREEQPARWACTPAEGRVEVTCRATIGPGSMFSAWLVGIEDVPERSGELCVVEVFGDTLGTDEDGMPTAALGSGVHPFRDPDLREEFAAPRTAVDVAARHTYAVTWRPGRAVFEVDGVVTRSLAQAPGYPLQLMLGVFDFPDRPHGPAAPAVPELVVERVRITPG, from the coding sequence GTGCCCGCACCTCACGCCCCCGGACCCACCACCGTCGACGAGCGGTTCGCGACGCCGCCGGAGGACCGCGGCTGGACGCTCGCCTACCTCCCGGCGTGGAGCTCGGTCGCCGCAGCCGCGGCGGCCGCCCGCACCGGCCCCGACGGGCTGCACCTGACGATCCCCGCCGACCACCCGGTCTGGTGCCCGGGCGACCACGTGCCGCCGCTGCGGGTCTCGGCGGCGCAGAGCGGGTCCTGGTCGGGTCCCGTCGGGAGCACGCGCGGGCAGCAGCCGTTCCGCGCCGGGCAGACGGTGCGCGAGGAGCAGCCGGCGCGGTGGGCGTGCACCCCGGCGGAGGGCCGGGTCGAGGTGACCTGCCGCGCGACCATCGGCCCGGGCTCGATGTTCTCCGCCTGGCTGGTCGGCATCGAGGACGTGCCGGAGCGTAGCGGCGAGCTGTGCGTGGTGGAGGTGTTCGGCGACACCCTGGGGACCGACGAGGACGGCATGCCGACCGCCGCGCTCGGGTCCGGCGTGCACCCGTTCCGCGACCCGGACCTGCGCGAGGAGTTCGCCGCGCCGCGCACCGCGGTCGACGTCGCGGCGCGGCACACCTACGCCGTGACGTGGCGCCCCGGGCGGGCGGTGTTCGAGGTCGACGGCGTGGTCACCCGGTCCCTCGCCCAGGCGCCCGGCTACCCGCTGCAGCTCATGCTGGGCGTGTTCGACTTCCCGGACCGGCCGCACGGGCCCGCCGCACCGGCGGTGCCCGAGCTGGTGGTCGAGCGGGTGCGGATCACGCCCGGCTGA